Below is a window of Apodemus sylvaticus chromosome 5, mApoSyl1.1, whole genome shotgun sequence DNA.
AGGCTAGATCTCTTTTCCTGGCCTTGTCCAACCTGCAGACCCTGTTATCCTCAGGGCCCCTAAAGAAAGGGGTGCGGCCCAGCCTAGAGTTGCTATACTGGCTAAGACCCCATCTTTCACtatccttctgtttctgtatcAAATGACTGACTGCCACTAGATCCTAaggatagataaaataaaaaggaaaaagaggcctTCCACAGAACTTGACTTATAGGCCCACCTAGCATAGCAGATATATGCAGTCTCTCCTAAGTGCTACTCCTGAGCTAGGCTCCTTCTGGCCAGCCTCCGCTTCACACGGCTGTGGCCCCAGGGAAGCACCCCTAAGGGCACTAACCACAAGATTAGAAACTAAAGGCTGGATGGGAAACATCCTAGTCTGGGCCTCCCTGAAGGTAGAACACACAGAGTTCTTTCCTTGCCTGGAAGATTACATACTCCACCATGACCACACTAGTCAAGTGGGGTGAGGCCTGAAGCACAGCAGGGATGACAGAGGAGGGAAGCAGATCCAGAGAGGTAGAAAACAGAAGCAAGGGGGTCAGAGGTGGATGCAAAAGGACAGATGAGTGGGTGGCTGTCAGGCCAGCATGGCAGTAGACAGGGTCTGTCCTGGGAGGTAGCTGGGAGTACTGGAGTTCCAGTGTTGGGTGGAGGCTGAGGCCCAAGTTATGGTAGCCAGACTGCTCAGGTGCCTCATCAGCCCACAACCATGGGTCACCAGGAATGTCTGAGCCTTGAAAGAGTCAGATTGGGGATCCTACTGGGCCAGAGGAAGGTAGAAACTGGGGCCATTTGACTGTTCAAGCACACTTCATGCCCCATGATGCCAAGGCTCTAGATCCTGCCATGTCCATGAATGTCCTTCTAGGAATGGCTGGGTCCTCCAGCCTATTGCACTTTTGCTGCTGCCCTGGCACTCCTGAGGAGCCCCATCTAGCCATTTTGAGGCAGCCTAAACAGGGGAAGGACCACTTTCAGGGAGAGCAGAGTGGTTTGCCAACCCTCTGGACAGatgggtatgtgtgtggaggtggaGGACCTGTTTAGAACTGGCTCCCCTAATCTGGACAATGCAGGGCATGATGGGTAGGCCCTGCCCACTAGGCTCACTTTTCAGGTGCCTTCCCAGCTCCAGCCTTCTTCCCAGTGGAGCTCCGGgaccccctgtctctgcctcctgggggcCAGTCATCCCTGTTAGGGGGGAGCTTAGATGCTGGCTCCTCGGAGGACCGTTCCTTGGGTTTGCGACCCCGCTTCTTTCCTCCTGACagacttttcttcttctctttcctaggCATCAAGGAGTCCTGGCTCTTGTGTTTGGAAGGCGGGTCAGCTGAGGTCCGGAACCAATTCTAGGGCAAGAAAACATGCAGTAAAGACTGAGAACCTTGGTCTAAAGCTACAGACCTCAACCtgttttctttatgaaaacaaagtccttttattattgttttcttgGAATTTGTGACTGCATGTGGatatgtgcacgtgcatgcaggTAGCTTTGAAGCCAGGGAGTCTCCTGACATTGGTGCCAGGaaacaaactctggtcctctggaagagctagaggtactcttaaccattgaatcAACTTTCTCACCcatctaaattatttttttggCTAAGCATACAACTGCTAGGAAGTGGCTGAAGACAGGGTTTTCCCTGCTAAGGGAGGTTCCACTCAGTGGCTGGTTATTAAACTAGGGCATCACagactagtttaaaaaaaaaaaaagatttatcacCCCATTCTCTTGACACTTCAGGGGACGTGGACTCTATTTATTTAGAGAAGAAAACACCAGACTTTTCAGTGTACACCGTCTCAGCCACTTGTTCTCTACTACCCACCCATAAGGCCCAGCCTCCAGGCCTGCAGGTCCAGAAGATAACTCTCATACCTCTCCATGGGTCTTAAGGATGTGGTACTTGACGCCGCTCTCAGAGCTGAACTCTTTGGGACACAGCAGGCAGCGGTACTTCCCCACCAGGTGGTCCCCCTGTAATGCACAGTGGTTTAGTACCCACCTTCAGAAGATTCAAAGCACCCGCATCTGGTCCAAGCCCTTATCCTACTGTTAAAAGTTTAAAACTGGGGTCAGCCAGAAAGTAGAAAGCTGTACTGTCTTCTAGGATGCATGTCAATGGTAGGTTTAGGGACTGAAACTACTCTGCAATAGGATTATTAAGCCACCCCTGCTACAGGAGTAGGAAATAAGAGGAGGGTAGGATCAGGCAGGTGTTGAATGATATGTCATACTGTTTGGTGACTGTCCTCATCCCAAGCCAAATGTGCCCTCTGTTCAGGTCAGGATGAACACTTACACCATGTTAGTCAAGGAGACTCCAGGGCAGGACTCGGAACCAAACGAGTGTTCCAGAGTGGGGACAGGGAGATTCTGGGCCACCTGTTGAGCACCTACTAGTCTCTGGGATATGTAGTGGTCAGGGCCCATGATCTTACACTGATGCAGAGAAACTCTTGGCAAGAGAAAACTGGGAGTACCCACAATGCCCTCTACCCCCATAAGCCATGGTAATAATTCTAGAACTGACCTTGCTGCAGCTGGCAAGATGGGCCTTGAGGCCGGACACACTGGAGTAGATGGCTTCACAGCACTGCAGGCAGGAGACAGCTGTGGAGAAAGCCCTCCCACAACTCTACACAAGGGGCATCCCACCTCAACCCCAGAGCACTCTGGGGCTTCTCTGAGGGCAGGTCCCTGAAGTCCTGGATTTTGGGCAGGGTAGGGGTAATATGGGTCCCCAGGTTGAAGTCCCTGTTATTAGCATGGTATTTATGTGAAGACCATACAGAACCCCAGGGTCAAAGATAGACCAGTCATACTGAAGATGGTTATTTCCTAACAGGACATTCACTGTTTTAATCTCTACTGTTGCCTGAAGACCCAAACCTAAGCCCTCTGTCCTGGAGCCCCAATGTCCCACTCCCAGCTTACATCATTGGGACAGTTCACATGGCCCTTCTCCTTGACTTCATTCTTCCATGCCTCCAGCAGCTGAGGATTAAGTGTAGGGAGGCCTGGCCGAGTGTAGTTGAGCTGCAAAGCCAGGCACAGCACCAGGTAAGCTCAGGCTGAGGCACATGCTGTTCTGACACAATGCATGGGCTTCTGCAGCAGGCTCACTGCCCCTTCATACATGGGGTTAGTAGATGGTCACAAAAACAGATCAAATTAGGCCTGTCCTGGACAGAGACCAAGAGCTTGGGGAAGCAATTAGGGAATGACCAAAGGTCAAGATCCCTTGGATGGGCCACTCACCCGTGCAGTCTCAGGCACAAGGTCATCCTTCATGCGTCGTTTGGTCCAGTCACGAGCCAGTTCATCCTCTGCAATCTCCTGTAGATGGAACACGGCAACCTGGGCCGACGTACGACGGATGCGACCACTTGGGGTCCGTTCTACCCCAAGCAGGTCCTCAGCCTCAGGGATCTTGTCTGTGGGCTCCTCAGGGGGCTAGATGGCAAGGATACACAGAGGTTAGTATAAGCCAGTATAAGAGAAGGATGATATCCAGAGACCAGGAGTTAGAGGTAGCGTGAGTTGAAGGCCATGCGTGGTCTTTACAAGTATGGGAACACAGAATGCAGCTGTAGATACCACAACAGAAACCAGGCCCCATCTTTCCTCCTAAAACTTAGATCACTAAAGGCATAGATTGAACCTATCAGGGAACACATGAACTTGAGAACACATGTAGGACACAATATAGTCTCTTAGAACAAGGACAAAGTAGATTGTAGGCCACTCACCGGGGCTGTGTGCTCTGAACGCACGTGATAGTCATGGCCAGCCTTGGATCGGTAAGTCTTGCCACAGTGGGTACAGGGGAAGGAGGGACTGTCTACCTCACAGGGTGGCTTCCCACAGCGCCGCTGGTGATATTGATAACCCATGAGGCTGGAGAAGGCGGCCCCACAGCCCTGgggatccaggtcagaaactagGTAAGAAATCAGCCAGGTTCCCAGGTCTTGAACACCCCCGCATGGCCCAACACTGACCTCTTGAGGGCAGCGCAGCCTTCCCATCTGCTTCAGCACCTTTCGAAGCCTCTCCCgctcctcctgttctccccctTCAGAGGCCTCAGCATCCGTGGGCTGGAGACAGAGCAAGCCTCAGACCTGATGCCAGCCAGGAGTTAGGGCCATAGATCCAAAATCAGGCATAGAGGAGCAGCAGTGGAGTGAGAGGTCAGCAGTCAGGGTTGGACAGGGAGCTGGTGGTCAGGCAGCATACCTTGGCACTGTGTTCAGCCATGGTGTGGtagttgaggccagccttggactTGAACTGTTTTCGGCAGTGCTGGCATTTGAGTGCTTCCTGCAACTGCAGACATGGTCCTACTATGAGAAACCCATCTAGGCTAGGGATCTTCCCTCTCGAGTGCCCTTGGGGTAGGGGGACAAGAGGCTTACCTTGTGACATACTTCCATGTGCTTTTTGAGCCCCACGAGGGTCTTCCGGGTAACCACGTTGCAGGTGGGGCAGACAGCCTCCCCACGTTCATGGATGGCTCGCTGCCACTGCTCCTCAGGGCCACCTGTGAGGCAGGGCCAGGCCTCAGGCTTGTGGGACTCCTGTATGCCCTGGACTCCAGGGGCATCCCCCATGCCTTTGCTACAGGATCCAGCCCACCATGGAGACCTGTCCTGGGTCCTGCCAGGCAGCCCCCACCTGGGGCTGGGTGGGCCACAGGAGTTGATGCCTCCTTGCTGACAGTGACAGGGGTGGCCAGCACCTTCTTCCGCACTTCCTCAGAGCCTGATCCTTCTTGCTTCTTGGAGCGATGAACTCGAGCCTTGTCTTCAGCTTTGGCCAGGCCTGTGTGCACATACAGGATGAATAAGATATATGGGCCAACTACTGACATCCTCAGTTCCAGAAGTGTTCAGGTAGCTGGGGTCTTACCTTTGAGCCCAAAGGTCCCTGAGATAGATGGCTGCTCCCCTGTGAATTTCTTCggtgttttctgtttccttcctgacTCAGGGGAGAGAAAATGAGTGCCAAGACCCTGATGACATAGTCATTGAAAGGCCAGAGCCCATCATGGCCAGTCTCCCCAGAGCTCTTGTCTTACTGTGCTTTGTGCGCTCAGGATCCTCCTCTGGCTGGGACACTGGGCCTATAGGCTGCAGTGCCTCTTTGCCCATTAGGGGCCTGCTGCCTGGCAGCAGGGAGCTGTTGCTAGGATCTGTATTCAGTGGGAAAGTCACACTCTGGTCCACGGTGGATGAGCCGTACTCTCCATTTTCTGGCCTGGCCTGCTTGGGCAGGATGGGACAGGTGTCCAAACTGTCTGCAGCCCTGCAAGTGGCAGGCAAGGTGAAGCCCAGGCAAACCCAGTGGTCCACTCACCCCCTCCAGGCACACCTGACAACTCACCACCTCAAATGACTTCCTGTACCTTTTCTTATTGCTGTTCTTGCCTGTAGCACGAAGTGTTTTGTTCTCAGATTTGGACAGCAACACCATTTTGCAGGGTGGTGTGTGTCTGCTGATGGCGATGGGCCTGCTGACCGGCACAGGTTTGCTGACCACAATAGGCCTGCTGACTGGTACTGGCTTGGTGAGTGGCACAGGTTTTGAAACGGTCACAAGCTTGGTAACTGGCATATGTTTGGTGAGTGGCACAGGTTTGGTGATTGGGATGGGCTTGGTAACTGGCACAGGCCTAGAGATTTGCATGGGCCTATTGACTGTGACAGGCTTAGTGACTGGTATAGGTCTACTGACTGTGACTGGCTTACTGATGCCAATGGGCTTGCTGACACCAACTGGTTTGCCAACAGTAACAGGTTTGCTCACTCCGATGGGCTTGCTGACCCCAACAGGCCGACTGATGGTGACTGGCCGGCTGACTGGGCCAGGCTTGGGGGCAGGTAGGGGATGGTCCATGTGATTCCAAATCCGGTGCTTCTCCAGCTGGGTCTTGGAGGTGAATGCGGCCTCGCAGATGGGGCAAGGGAAGGCCAGCCTATCTGAGATAGCGCCCTGGGCAGGGAGGGCAGGTGTGGGCTGGGGCCCCGGGGGCCTCTGCCCAGATGCACCCCCAGgcctcctcttccctgtcccaTAGTCCCTTACCCCTTGGCACCGCTGATAGTGGTACTTGAGCCCATAGATGCTGGGGAACTCTAGCCAGCACCCTGAGTTTGGACACTTCACCCTTGAGTGTGCCTTGAATTCATCTTTCCACTGGTTCATCAGAGAGAGCTGGGCAGAGGAAAAGGCCAAGCTGCTGACCTGTAGCTACCCATACTCAAAGCTCCCccaagccaaataagcccttcaACCTCAAGAGCAGACCAAGAATTCAAGCCATGCTGCAGACCTGTGCTGATGACTACTAACAGCCCACTGGGACTTTGTATCAGACACAAGGGCCCTAGGGTACATGCTGAAACAAACTGGCACAGGATATATGGAGGGCTGGTAAGGGCATGGAAGTGGCCTTTACAGGCTAAATAGAATGAACCCCACTCTAACCCTCAGGGAGCTCACAGGAATATCTCGGAGAGCTTGGTTCTCGGCTTTCGGCCtcccttttttcttcccttctgtctTGTCACTGGCTGAGTTTCCGGGGTCAAAGCAGAGTGGGGCCTGGCTAGGCACTGTATGTCCACTGTGGACCACTGGCATCCCTATAGTACAGGAGACAGCAAGGCTCAGTGGCTGTACAATATCATCGATCCCCAAGGGGCAGCAAGCCCAGACTGAGTCTTGTCTCACCCATATCAAGGCCCAGCAGCTAGAGTTAACCCAGGATAAGAAGAGCCTGGCTACAATCAGGCTAACAATCTCCACCCCACAAAAGTCCTCAGGAGACCCAAGGAGGTAACTACCACTGGCTATCTGTATCCTCTAGAACTGATTTCTGCCTTAGCTCCTCACCTCCTAGTTTTGATGGGTCCTGCAACAAGGGAAGCTGGACCTCCTTCCGGTTGCCTCCCTTTCCAGGTCCATTTTTGCTGGATCCTTGAAGCCGACGGCCTCCTCCAACACAGAAGGATTCAGTCATCTCTGCAGAGTAAGTACACAGACCTATGAGACAAACAGGCTCAACTCAGAACTTTCACTGGGGTTATCCTAGAGGCCCTCAGTATGCCTCCACGGCCCTGACCTCATGTATCTATCACATCAAAAAGCAAGTAATAGAATCTTCTAGCTTAGAGAAGGAGGTTTGCATAGACAAGGTCTTTCTAAATAATCCAGAAGGCATGAGAAGTGTAGAAAGAGCTGAGACTCTACTACATTTGACACACTCACCTATACTCATCTAGACACACAATACCAAAGGGTGCTGAGGATCAGGTTAGGGCCTGTGTTCAGGAGTccatgaaattgaagaagattgATAATATTCCTCATAGGGGACAATTAACACTAGTAATGGTTGCTGTCTCACAGGCAGCCACATCATCACACCTCAGGGATAGCTTTTCAGAATCCTGACCCATGCCATCCAGATACATGATACTAACTTACCCAGATAAGCGCCCTTGAAGACTACTCTATAGGCACAGAAGCCAATATGGGTGCCAAAGGCCCACTTCTCTACCACATGCACTCATCTCTCTGGTTGGTAAAGTGAAGTTCCACTAGAAATACATTTTGGTCCCCACACTTGCTGAGCCATTCTACCTGTCTGCCTTCTCAGCCTTCTGTGCAGCCAGGGCCCCACCACCTAGATGAACACACCAGGTCAAACCCTCAGCCACCACAGCCTAGGCAGCCACCATTTCTTGCTATTTTCAACAGCTCCTAGGTTCCCTGCCTAGGAAGCCACTTCAGCAAAACAAGTTATAGTCAACACTGGCAAGCATATAGAGTATGCATGCTGCTGCCTGGGGTTGGACCTTCAGGGACTGTTCTGCTTGCAGCATCACATACCCTGAAAACTGAGGAAGGCTCTGAGCATAGCATGTTGAGGCCTCTCAGAGGCACCCAAAGCCACAGAACAAGGTTCAAGCAGGTGAGCCCTCTCCTAACAGTTTTTCCGAACTCAAATCAGAGGGGATGTGTAGGGGCTGCTATAATCCAGGAGTGctaaggtcagaggtcaggtcAATCACTGTCCATTGCCAAGGACAACACCCCATCCTGGGcctaggggaggggaggagggtctTAAGTCAACTAAAGTTCTCTGGATGTCCTCCTTTTGCTGCTTCAGAAGGAAATGAGTTATCCAGAATCCCGATTACATTTGAGGTCCGGGTTATACGGCCTGCCGCAACCTTCTAGTCTTTCAGAGACTAGGCAGAGATCAGAGTTAGGGGTAAGGCCTGGCCTCCCGAGTAGGAAGAAAACCCCTCCTCCATCTGGGGTCCCTGAGATCCCCTTGTAGCCTCCAGGGAAGAGGGCGCTGCCGCCGACGCAGGCCACTCAGCCTGGCCTGGCGAGCGCAGCCAAGAGGCGCACCTGGAGGCCCGTGGCCACCCACCTGTCACCTGAGGCCGGACACGGGCTGCAGCCTGGCCCGGAAGCGCCGACCGCGGGGGGGCGAAGGCAGTGAACCAAAATGGCGACTTTTTCTGGAGGAGGAGGCGGGAGGACGGCGCCGACGCGGGGAGCGGGCGCGGCGCGGGTCCGGGCGCGGCGGGGAGGCAGGCCGGGCACAGGGCTGGTGCGGGACGCGAGTGGCCCCGGGGCCGCGGTAAAGCGGGCAGTGCCGGCGCTTACCTGCAGCGCCCAAGGGGTGCGGCCGGGCCAGGCCGGAGCCAGAGCCGGGCCGGGGCGCGGGGCGCGGGGCGCGGGGTCCGGGCGGCGCACACTGTGCGCCGTACTGCGCACATGCGCGCTCCCGCCCCTCCTACCTTTGACAGTTTTACTGCGGGGGGGAGGGGGCGAACTCTCGCGGTATTCACGCGGCCGCCGCTGCGGGGAAGGGGCAGTGGGCCCGACTGCCGCTCCGGGCTGTGAGATCCGTAGCCCAGGTGGTACTTGCCTCCAGGGCCAAGAGGTCTGTCAATGCGTGCCTTGGGCAAGAGTCGCTTTGTGGACAGTCCAGTAAACTGAGGCATGTCAGGAACTCTGAACACTACCGCAAATCCTAATAGATTAAGCAACCAGTGTGGTTGTGCTAACTGAAGTAGATGCTATGAAGGGTTATAGGGCATCCACAGGCTGACAGGGCGTACCTCAGCCTCTATCTGTCCCTGAGGCTACCTTAGTCAATCTAGACACTGTTGAGGCCAATaggttttattggggttactggCTATTGAATCAGCTTCTCCCTTTGTCAACAGTGGTCCTAGACCAACAGCCAGTATCTAGCTTCTCTGGGCCAGAGCCTGGGctgctagtgtaagatctctgtgtgtgtgtgtgtgtgtgtgtaacatccCAGGTCACAGAACTTGCGAATAAATGAGGCAAAGAAATAAACACCCCTTTGAAAGAGTAGGAAGGGCAAACTGGCTGATAAGGAGGTAGAGTGCACTTAATAGGGAAGAGAAAAATTCAGCTTTCATTTGAAACTCATAATGCTGTTATCTGCTCCCCAGCCACCCCCACTATTTTTGAAACAatgtttcattatgtagccctttgtagaccaggccagcatcaaactcagagatctgcctgtctcttgccTCCCATaggctggaattaaagacatgtgtcaccTTTTGTGATTCTCCCAGGATGTGGAACATCAGAACGTTGGTGGGATCAATGTGCAATACTGAGGTGTGTTCAAGGTTGTCAGCTTTCCCTGTGTAAATCTGAGTTTTCACAAGTGTGATATACCAATGCCCATAGGTTGTTTCATGTCTAAGCCTGTTACCAGGTGGTAGTCATGTGTGGGCATCATGATGTAGACGAGGGCACTACATCCTCTgaagctggggttacagacagttgtgaactgcctgaagagggtgctggaaactctgcaagagcaccaactgtgttttctctccagccccacctccctGTAATTAATGTGTGTACAAGTGTCAAGATGTGttgggttgctttttttttttttttttttttagacagggtttctctgtatagccctggctgtcctggaattcactctgtagaccaggctggcctcgaactcagaaatccgcctgcctctgcctctcagagtgctgggattataggcgtgtgccaccactgcccggctgtgtcAAAACGTTTTACAATGTAATGCATTTCTATGCACCATGT
It encodes the following:
- the Znf512b gene encoding zinc finger protein 512B isoform X4, which produces MTESFCVGGGRRLQGSSKNGPGKGGNRKEVQLPLLQDPSKLGGMPVVHSGHTVPSQAPLCFDPGNSASDKTEGKKKGRPKAENQALRDIPLSLMNQWKDEFKAHSRVKCPNSGCWLEFPSIYGLKYHYQRCQGVRDYGTGKRRPGGASGQRPPGPQPTPALPAQGAISDRLAFPCPICEAAFTSKTQLEKHRIWNHMDHPLPAPKPGPVSRPVTISRPVGVSKPIGVSKPVTVGKPVGVSKPIGISKPVTVSRPIPVTKPVTVNRPMQISRPVPVTKPIPITKPVPLTKHMPVTKLVTVSKPVPLTKPVPVSRPIVVSKPVPVSRPIAISRHTPPCKMVLLSKSENKTLRATGKNSNKKRAADSLDTCPILPKQARPENGEYGSSTVDQSVTFPLNTDPSNSSLLPGSRPLMGKEALQPIGPVSQPEEDPERTKHRRKQKTPKKFTGEQPSISGTFGLKGLAKAEDKARVHRSKKQEGSGSEEVRKKVLATPVTVSKEASTPVAHPAPGGPEEQWQRAIHERGEAVCPTCNVVTRKTLVGLKKHMEVCHKLQEALKCQHCRKQFKSKAGLNYHTMAEHSAKPTDAEASEGGEQEERERLRKVLKQMGRLRCPQERRCGKPPCEVDSPSFPCTHCGKTYRSKAGHDYHVRSEHTAPPPEEPTDKIPEAEDLLGVERTPSGRIRRTSAQVAVFHLQEIAEDELARDWTKRRMKDDLVPETARLNYTRPGLPTLNPQLLEAWKNEVKEKGHVNCPNDCCEAIYSSVSGLKAHLASCSKGDHLVGKYRCLLCPKEFSSESGVKYHILKTHGENWFRTSADPPSKHKSQDSLMPRKEKKKSLSGGKKRGRKPKERSSEEPASKLPPNRDDWPPGGRDRGSRSSTGKKAGAGKAPEK
- the Znf512b gene encoding zinc finger protein 512B isoform X7, encoding MTESFCVGGGRRLQGSSKNGPGKGGNRKEVQLPLLQDPSKLGGMPVVHSGHTVPSQAPLCFDPGNSASDKTEGKKKGRPKAENQALRDIPLSLMNQWKDEFKAHSRVKCPNSGCWLEFPSIYGLKYHYQRCQGVRDYGTGKRRPGGASGQRPPGPQPTPALPAQGAISDRLAFPCPICEAAFTSKTQLEKHRIWNHMDHPLPAPKPGPVSRPVTISRPVGVSKPIGVSKPVTVGKPVGVSKPIGISKPVTVSRPIPVTKPVTVNRPMQISRPVPVTKPIPITKPVPLTKHMPVTKLVTVSKPVPLTKPVPVSRPIVVSKPVPVSRPIAISRHTPPCKMVLLSKSENKTLRATGKNSNKKRAADSLDTCPILPKQARPENGEYGSSTVDQSVTFPLNTDPSNSSLLPGSRPLMGKEALQPIGPVSQPEEDPERTKHRRKQKTPKKFTGEQPSISGTFGLKGLAKAEDKARVHRSKKQEGSGSEEVRKKVLATPVTVSKEASTPVAHPAPGGGCLAGPRTGGPEEQWQRAIHERGEAVCPTCNVVTRKTLVGLKKHMEVCHKLQEALKCQHCRKQFKSKAGLNYHTMAEHSAKPTDAEASEGGEQEERERLRKVLKQMGRLRCPQEGCGAAFSSLMGYQYHQRRCGKPPCEVDSPSFPCTHCGKTYRSKAGHDYHVRSEHTAPPPEEPTDKIPEAEDLLGVERTPSGRIRRTSAQVAVFHLQEIAEDELARDWTKRRMKDDLVPETARLNYTRPGLPTLNPQLLEAWKNEVKEKGHVNCPNDLSPACSAVKPSTPVCPASRPILPAAARGTTWWGSTAACCVPKSSALRAASSTTSLRPMERIGSGPQLTRLPNTRARTP
- the Znf512b gene encoding zinc finger protein 512B isoform X9: MNQWKDEFKAHSRVKCPNSGCWLEFPSIYGLKYHYQRCQGVRDYGTGKRRPGGASGQRPPGPQPTPALPAQGAISDRLAFPCPICEAAFTSKTQLEKHRIWNHMDHPLPAPKPGPVSRPVTISRPVGVSKPIGVSKPVTVGKPVGVSKPIGISKPVTVSRPIPVTKPVTVNRPMQISRPVPVTKPIPITKPVPLTKHMPVTKLVTVSKPVPLTKPVPVSRPIVVSKPVPVSRPIAISRHTPPCKMVLLSKSENKTLRATGKNSNKKRAADSLDTCPILPKQARPENGEYGSSTVDQSVTFPLNTDPSNSSLLPGSRPLMGKEALQPIGPVSQPEEDPERTKHRRKQKTPKKFTGEQPSISGTFGLKGLAKAEDKARVHRSKKQEGSGSEEVRKKVLATPVTVSKEASTPVAHPAPGGGCLAGPRTGGPEEQWQRAIHERGEAVCPTCNVVTRKTLVGLKKHMEVCHKLQEALKCQHCRKQFKSKAGLNYHTMAEHSAKPTDAEASEGGEQEERERLRKVLKQMGRLRCPQEGCGAAFSSLMGYQYHQRRCGKPPCEVDSPSFPCTHCGKTYRSKAGHDYHVRSEHTAPPPEEPTDKIPEAEDLLGVERTPSGRIRRTSAQVAVFHLQEIAEDELARDWTKRRMKDDLVPETARLNYTRPGLPTLNPQLLEAWKNEVKEKGHVNCPNDCCEAIYSSVSGLKAHLASCSKGDHLVGKYRCLLCPKEFSSESGVKYHILKTHGENWFRTSADPPSKHKSQDSLMPRKEKKKSLSGGKKRGRKPKERSSEEPASKLPPNRDDWPPGGRDRGSRSSTGKKAGAGKAPEK
- the Znf512b gene encoding zinc finger protein 512B isoform X3 — translated: MTESFCVGGGRRLQGSSKNGPGKGGNRKEVQLPLLQDPSKLGGMPVVHSGHTVPSQAPLCFDPGNSASDKTEGKKKGRPKAENQALRDIPLSLMNQWKDEFKAHSRVKCPNSGCWLEFPSIYGLKYHYQRCQGVRDYGTGKRRPGGASGQRPPGPQPTPALPAQGAISDRLAFPCPICEAAFTSKTQLEKHRIWNHMDHPLPAPKPGPVSRPVTISRPVGVSKPIGVSKPVTVGKPVGVSKPIGISKPVTVSRPIPVTKPVTVNRPMQISRPVPVTKPIPITKPVPLTKHMPVTKLVTVSKPVPLTKPVPVSRPIVVSKPVPVSRPIAISRHTPPCKMVLLSKSENKTLRATGKNSNKKRAADSLDTCPILPKQARPENGEYGSSTVDQSVTFPLNTDPSNSSLLPGSRPLMGKEALQPIGPVSQPEEDPERTKHRRKQKTPKKFTGEQPSISGTFGLKGLAKAEDKARVHRSKKQEGSGSEEVRKKVLATPVTVSKEASTPVAHPAPGGGCLAGPRTGGPEEQWQRAIHERGEAVCPTCNVVTRKTLVGLKKHMEVCHKLQEALKCQHCRKQFKSKAGLNYHTMAEHSAKPTDAEASEGGEQEERERLRKVLKQMGRLRCPQERRCGKPPCEVDSPSFPCTHCGKTYRSKAGHDYHVRSEHTAPPPEEPTDKIPEAEDLLGVERTPSGRIRRTSAQVAVFHLQEIAEDELARDWTKRRMKDDLVPETARLNYTRPGLPTLNPQLLEAWKNEVKEKGHVNCPNDCCEAIYSSVSGLKAHLASCSKGDHLVGKYRCLLCPKEFSSESGVKYHILKTHGENWFRTSADPPSKHKSQDSLMPRKEKKKSLSGGKKRGRKPKERSSEEPASKLPPNRDDWPPGGRDRGSRSSTGKKAGAGKAPEK
- the Znf512b gene encoding zinc finger protein 512B isoform X2, which gives rise to MTESFCVGGGRRLQGSSKNGPGKGGNRKEVQLPLLQDPSKLGGMPVVHSGHTVPSQAPLCFDPGNSASDKTEGKKKGRPKAENQALRDIPLSLMNQWKDEFKAHSRVKCPNSGCWLEFPSIYGLKYHYQRCQGVRDYGTGKRRPGGASGQRPPGPQPTPALPAQGAISDRLAFPCPICEAAFTSKTQLEKHRIWNHMDHPLPAPKPGPVSRPVTISRPVGVSKPIGVSKPVTVGKPVGVSKPIGISKPVTVSRPIPVTKPVTVNRPMQISRPVPVTKPIPITKPVPLTKHMPVTKLVTVSKPVPLTKPVPVSRPIVVSKPVPVSRPIAISRHTPPCKMVLLSKSENKTLRATGKNSNKKRAADSLDTCPILPKQARPENGEYGSSTVDQSVTFPLNTDPSNSSLLPGSRPLMGKEALQPIGPVSQPEEDPERTKHRRKQKTPKKFTGEQPSISGTFGLKGLAKAEDKARVHRSKKQEGSGSEEVRKKVLATPVTVSKEASTPVAHPAPGGPEEQWQRAIHERGEAVCPTCNVVTRKTLVGLKKHMEVCHKLQEALKCQHCRKQFKSKAGLNYHTMAEHSAKPTDAEASEGGEQEERERLRKVLKQMGRLRCPQEGCGAAFSSLMGYQYHQRRCGKPPCEVDSPSFPCTHCGKTYRSKAGHDYHVRSEHTAPPPEEPTDKIPEAEDLLGVERTPSGRIRRTSAQVAVFHLQEIAEDELARDWTKRRMKDDLVPETARLNYTRPGLPTLNPQLLEAWKNEVKEKGHVNCPNDCCEAIYSSVSGLKAHLASCSKGDHLVGKYRCLLCPKEFSSESGVKYHILKTHGENWFRTSADPPSKHKSQDSLMPRKEKKKSLSGGKKRGRKPKERSSEEPASKLPPNRDDWPPGGRDRGSRSSTGKKAGAGKAPEK